The genomic interval TTTATCACATTTGGAATACTTGCTATTATCTATAATAGCACAAAAGCTCAGGAGAACTTAAGTGTAAAAATTGATCAAAGAATGGAAGCTTTGAGCATTTTTTACACGCTAGCAACTGTTGACACAATGGCCATAAAACCAACACCATCAACTTATTACAAAGATTTCAAAACACACTTCGAGCCTTATAAAAACCATAAATCATTAAATTGGTATAGAAATTTAGAGTCTTGGGATGGATATGATATTGCTTCATTAGGTCTTTTCTTATCTGAAAATTATCCGTTTGAAATAAAAATAAAACCTAAAGTTAACTATATCAGAAGTTCCTCTAAAGACACTTTCTTATTTCATTTCAATGAATTTTACAAAGACTGTAAAGTAAAAGAGTTCATTGAAAAGCATAAAAAACTATATAAATCGGTTTGTAAAACTGCAAAAGACTCTGTTAAAGACTCTGGAATTCTGAAAGAAATTCAAGAATTTTATCGAAAACCTACGGCCAGTAAATTTATAATCTATGTGGATTTATTAAATAATATGGGTAACAATGCAATTCCTTCAAATAATATTAAATTCAACGGCAATAGAATGTTTCGACTTGCATATTTGAATGATGTAAGTAAAAATCTAATCGATGAAAGTCCTGTATTTTTTACACCATATTTAAATGTAGTTACACACGAGATTAGCCATCTTTTTGTGCAAGATTTTTTAAAAGACAACAAAAAAGACTTGTCTGAAATCAAAAATATTTTTCTAACGACAAGTAAAGGAGAAAAACTTAATGAATCGGAATGGGAAAATGAATTGGACGAGTTAATAGTAAGAGTTTGCACAGCTAAAATATTAGAACAGAAATTTGGGAAAGAAAAAGGGCTAGAAGAAATAGAAAATCAATCTCGACGTTATAAATTAGCAAAGCCTTTATATGCTTTTTTTGAGAATTACAGTTTAAACAGGAATAAATATAAATCAATTACCGATTTCTATCCGAAAATAATGGAATACCTAAAGAACTATGAAGAATAAAACGCCTGTAAATAAAACAGCATAAACCTCTTATCTAATTAGTTGAATAATCGAAGTTAAAAAAATCGGCTCGTGCTTCACCGAAAATAAACCGCTAATTTATACGTAACGAAACACACACAAAATCGTTAGCACAAATATGAAAAAACAACACCAAATTAATTACAAAAACATAGATCACAACACCCAATGAAATTTTTAAGGATTAAAAATACTTCAGACACCTATTTCCCGGAAACATGGCAATTGTACGAAGATGCATTCCCTATTGAAGAGCGAAGGTTATTAGAAGATCAATCTTTTGTTTTACAAAATGAGCAATATCATTTTGATGTTATCATAGATAATAACCAGTTTATGGGATTTATATTATGGTGGGAATTTAACACCAATAGATACATAGACCACTTTGCAACAGCTGTAGCACAGAGAAACAAAGGTCTCGGAAAAGCAATTCTAAGTAATTTTATAAAAAGCAGCAGTAAACCAATTATTCTAGAAGTAGAACTACCTATTTGCAACCTAAATAAACGGAGAATACAATTTTATGAGAATGTAGGGTTTAAATTAAATCAGCACCCGTACAAAATGCCACCTTTAAGAAAAGAGCAACCTGCCGTAGAACTTCTATTAATGACATATCCAAATAATATCTCTTTAAAAGAAGTGGACTTGTTTATCGAAAAATGTCATCCTATTATTTTTAAGAACAATTTATAAACTTCTGTTTTTTTTAGAAAATAAAAAAGCAAAATATAATCACTATATTTTGCTTTACTTTATTATTTAGATCGTTAATAAAACGCTACACCAACAATAATTTAGAAATCACATCATCACCAATTTCTTCATTCATCATTTTTACAATCTTATCTTTACCGTAACTTAATTCCTCTCGTAAAACAGAAGAAGTTAACTGAATAACCAATGTTTTATTTTGCAGCTTAACAGAAGTGGTATGATTGGCAACACCTGGTCCCATCATTTTATTCCAAGTTTCTTCTATTTTAATTTTTTGCATTCCTTTACTCAAGTTATTTTCCTTGATAAAACTTTTCATTAAATCTTCAATAGAAAAGGAATCATTTTCTCTTTTTGCCATTATATAATAGATTATTGGATTTTTTGAAACTTTGAAACTTTGAAACTTTGAAACTAATATTACAATTTAAAAATCTGATATTCTTTACTCCCTTGCTTTAATATATTCTCTGTTCTTTCAAAATGCGTATCTGTAATAAATATCTGTCCGAATTCGTCATTATTTACCAAATCTATAATTTGAGACACTCTATTTTCATCTAACTTATCAAAAATATCATCTAACAATAAAATAGGAGTCACTTTAGATTGCTGTTTAATAAACTCAAACTGCGCCAATTTTAAAGCGATTAAATATGATTTTTGTTGTCCTTGAGAACCAAATTTTTTAATAGGATAATCGCCAATATCAAAACTTAAATCATCTTTATGTATGCCTGAAGTAGTGTATTGTATAATTTTATCTTTTGTTAAAGATTTTTCTAATAAATGTTTCATAGAAAAATCGTGCAACTGACTTTTATACAACAAATTAACATGCTCTTTATCACCAGAAATTATTTGATATTTCTCATTAAAAATCGGAATAAAACCTTCTAAGAAACTTTTTCTAACTTCATAAATACGCGCTCCAAATTCAGAAAGTTGCTCATCATAAACGCTTAAATTTAAAGCATCAAAAGTTCTATTTGCAGCAAAATATTTTAACAACGCATTTCTTTGACTCAACACCTTATTATAAGACAACAAATCTTTTAAGTAGGTTTTGTTTTGTTGAGAAATTACACCATCAATAAACTTTCTTCTCGTATCACTCCCTTCGGTAACCAAATCTCTATCCGCAGGAGAAATAATAACCAATGGCAACTGACCAATATGTTCAGAAAACTTCTCGTAACTTTTTCCGTTTCGTTTTAAAACCTTTTTTTGACCTTTTTTTAAGCTACAAACAATTTTCTCATTTCTATCGTTTAAAAGATAGTCTCCTTCTATCATAAAAAAACCTTCTCCATGTCTAATATTCTGCAAAGCGACAGAATTAAAGTAACTTTTTGTAAAAGACAGGTAATAAATAGCATCTAGAACATTGGTTTTTCCAATACCATTATTACCCACAAAACAATTTATTTTCTTCTGAAAATCAAAAGTTTGCGACTCAATATTTTTAAAATTAAGTAAAGAAATTTTCTGTAAATACATGGATAAATTTTGATATTGAAAACGTTTTGCAAATTATTGAAAATTTAGCGAATTATCCGCTTTTAAAATCCAATTAAAAAAACTATTTTTGTCGCCACTAATTTTTAAGGAAACAATGGCTACATACAAGAAAAAATACAAGGCAGAAAGTAAACAAGTAGAAAATCAAATTGATGAATCTGAATTTGAAACAGCTGGAGTATTAAATACTTTAGACGAAACAGCGTCTAAATCTGAGCAATGGATTGAGAAAAACAACAAACCATTGTTTTTAGCTTTAATAGCAGTAGTAGTATTGTTTTTAGCGTATATGGGTTATACTAAATATGTAGTGGAGCCAAACGAAACAAAAGCTTCTAATGAATTAGCTTTTCCTAGAAAATATTTTAACGAAGCGTCAATTGCAGGTTCTGGAGTAGATTCTTTATTAACTTTAGGTTTAGAAGGAGCAGATGGTAATTATGGTTTCTTAGACATTGCAGATTCTTTTAGCGGAACGGATGCAGGGAATTTAGCGAACTATTATGCAGGTGTTTCTTATTTACAAATGAAGAAATACGACAAAGCAATTGAGCACTTAAGTAAATTTGATTCTGATGATGAGTTATTAGGACCAGTTTCTATTGGAGCTATTGGAGATGCTTTTGCAGATATTAACCAATCTGAAGATGCTTTAAGTTACTACGAAAAAGCAGCAAACAAAAAAAGTAATGATTTTACAACTCCATTATACTTATTTAAAGCAGGTCAAATTGCTATGGAATTAAAGAATTTTGGTAAAGCAGAAACTTTATTCACAAAAATTAAAGAAAACTATTCTAAATCTGACCAAGGTAGAGATATAGAAAAATATATAGCAGCAGCTAAATACGCTAACTAAAATAGTTCGCAGTAAAACAGTACAGTTGGCAGTAAATAACTAACTGAAAGCTGATAACTGCAGACTGAAAACTAAAAACATGGCTACAACCAATTTATCAGTTTACGATAAAACAACAATCCCAAATGCGAAATCTTTTCGATTTGGGATTGTTGTTTCAGAATGGAATCCTGAAATTACAGGAAATTTACAAAAAGGTGCAATTGAAACTTTATTAGATTGCGGAGCAACGAAAGAAAACATTATTTCTTGGGATGTTCCTGGAAGTTTTGAATTAGTTTATGGCTGTAAAAAAATGATTGCAACGCAGCAAGTTGATGCAATTATAGCAATAGGAAACGTAATACAAGGAGAAACGAAACATTTCGATTTTGTTTGTGAAGGCGTTACCCAAGGTATTGTAGATTTAAATGTAAAATACGACGTTCCTGTTATATTTTGTGTTTTAACAGATAACACAAAACAGCAATCTTTAGACAGATCTGGCGGTAAATTAGGTAACAAAGGAACAGAATGTGCCGTTGCAGCAATTAAAATGGCTGCACTTAAAAATATTGATGCTACTTCAGAAAGTATTGGTTATTAATGATAACCATTTTCCTACAAGGTTTCTCTAACCTTGTAGGTATTCTTTTATTTCCCCTAAAGTTCTCTCTACACCCTTTTTAAAAAATTTGCAAGAAAAATTAAGAACTCTTTTAACATCTTTGTTTGAAGAATTCCTTTTAATTCTGTAAATTTGAAACACTTATATAAGTTGGTATAATCCTTGATTTATTCTAGAATTTATAAACCAATAATACTAAAACTATGGGATTTTTAAAACGTACTAATAAAAAATTTGATTACCAACCTCGTTTTTACAAAGGAGAAGGTAGCCCTTTTAAAATAGAACACAAATTAGATCAGTTTAGAACAACCACTGGTAAAAATAAAGGAATTAAAGGTAAATTTAGTGATGCTTTTGATGATTTAAAAAATTCAGACAGAAGCGTAAACAAAACACTTTTTTATATTATCGCAATTTTGGTACTTATCTTTTTGTACATCATAGATTTCGATTTATCCATTTTTCAATAAAAATTAATGTCGGATATTATTCAATTATTACCAGATCATGTTGCTAACCAAATTGCTGCAGGAGAAGTCGTTCAACGCCCTGCTTCTGTTGTAAAAGAGTTGCTAGAAAACGCCATTGATGCTGGATCAAATAACATAAAACTTTTATTAAAGGATGCTGGTAAAACGTTAATTCAAGTAATTGATAACGGAAAAGGAATGAGTACCACAGACGCTAGAATGAGTTTTGAACGTCATGCAACTTCTAAAATACAAAAAGCCGAAGATTTATTTAACCTGAACACCAAAGGTTTTAGAGGAGAAGCTTTAGCATCTATTGCTGCCATTGCGCATGTAGAATTAAAAACAAAACAAGACGACGAAGAGCTAGGTACTTGCATAAAAATTGAAGGAAGTAAAATTGTATCACAAGATTTTGTTTCTACTAGTAAAGGAACCAGTATTGCTGTAAAAAACTTGTTTTACAATATTCCTGCAAGAAGAAATTTTTTAAAGTCGGATACCGTAGAAACGCGTCATATTATAGATGAATTTCAAAGAGTTGCTTTAGCGCATCCAAATATTGCTTTTTTAATGCATCATAATGATAATGAAGTTTATCATTTAAAAAGCAGTAATTTAAGAAAACGAATTGTGAGTGTTTTTGGCACTAAAATGAATGAAAAATTAGTTCCTATAAACGAGTATACTGATATTGTAGGTATAGAAGGTTTTGTTGCGAAACCAGAATTTTCTAAAAGAAAAAGAGGAGAACAATTCTTTTTTGTGAATGATCGTTTTATAAAAAGCTCATACTTAAATCATGCAGTGGTAAATGCTTATGATGGTTTGTTAGAATCAGGGTCACATCCCTCCTATTTTCTATATTTAACAGTGCCTGCAAATACTATTGACATTAACATTCATCCTACTAAAACAGAGATAAAGTTTGATAATGAAAAAGCTTTGTATGCCATGTTAAGAGCTACTGTAAAACACAGTTTAGGCCAATACAATGTAGCGCCTGTTTTAGACTTTAATAGAGATGCAAATTTAGATACACCGTATCATTTTAATTCCAAACCAAAATCTACTTCTACTCCTAAAATATCTGTAGATCCAGATTTTAATCCGTTTAAAGAAGAAGCAAGCAGAGAAATACATACACCGTTTAAAAGCGAACCAAAAACAGAAAGTTGGGAGTCTTTATATACTCCTACTATTGCAGATACAGAAGAAGAGATACAATCGGAATTATTTGACAATCAACAAGAAATAAAAACACAGAAAACATTTCAAATTCAGCGAAAGTATTTACTAAGTTCTATAAAATCTGGTGTGGTTTTAATCAATCAATCTTTAGCGCATCAGCGTATTTTATACGAAGATTTCTTAGAAAGTATTACTGTAAAAGAAGCCAACAGTCAGCAATTATTGTTTCCTGTTAAAATTTCTTATACATCTGCAGAAATAGAAATGATTTACACGATTAAAACCGAATTAGAAAATGCTGGTTTTTCTTTTGATGAATTTACAAAAGACAGTGTTACTATAAAAGGAATTCCGGTTTCGGTTACAGAAAGTAAAATAACGATTATATTAGAAGAGTTATTAAGCGATATAGATTTAGAAGTACCAGATGCTAGTTTTAGTCATTTTGATGTCATGGCAAAATCGTTTGCAAAAACATTGTCTATAAAAACAGGCACACAACTTTCTGAACGAGAACAAGAAGGATTGGTAAATGATTTATTTTCTTGTAAAGAACCAACGGTATCTCCTTTCGGAAAACCAATTTTTAAAACATTAACATTAAACGAAATAGACAATCTATTTAACAGTTAAAAATGAATACAAAACTTACAGATGCCATAAAACATATAATTATTATAAATGTAATTTTATTTGTTGCACCACAACTCTTAAAGTTAGATTTTACAAATATCTTGGCTTTACATTTTCCTGAAAATGAACATTTCGGAATTTGGCAGTACGTAACACACATGTTTATGCACGGTGGTTTTAGTCATATATTGTTTAACATGTACGGTTTATGGGCTTTTGGTACTCCTTTAGAACAAATATGGGGAAAAAAGAAATTTATATTTTTCTATTTTTCTGCAGGTATTGGAGCTGGAGTAATTTACACATTGGTCAATTATTATCAATTTAATGGTATCTACGAACTTTTTATAAATGCAGGTTTAAATAATTCTGAAGTTTTATCTATCTTAAAATCTGGTAGCACCAATGATGCTCGTATTATAGGAGCCATTACGCAAGATCAATTTAATCAAATAACCTCTTTATACAATACTCCTGCTGTTGGAGCCTCTGGAGCTGTATATGGTGTTTTAGTAGCTTTTGGTCTTTATTTTAAAGATGCAAAATTAGCATTGATATTTTTCCCTGTTCCTATTGCTGCAAAATACTTTATACCTGTAATGATTCTAGGAGATTTATTCTTTGGAATGACTAAATATTCTATTGGAAACATAGCTCATTTTGCACACGTTGGTGGAGCTCTAATAGGTTTTATTATAGCTTGGTACTGGAAAAAGAATGAATTTAAAACATATTAATGAGTTTTATAGACGACATAAAAAACCGCTATAAAAGCGGAAATATTGTAGAAAAATTAATCTACATAAACCTTGCTATCTTTGTATTTACCTTGTTAACATCTGTTTTTCAAGATTTATATAAAGGCGAAATAAATTGGGTAGTAACCTGGTTTTCTTTGGATGATAATTTTACATCTTTACTCACCAAACCTTGGACTATTATTACTTATGGTTTTTTACATGCCGACTTTCTACACATTCTTTTAAACCTAATAACACTATACTTTGTAGGTAACTTATTCATCGAGTATTTCACACAAAAGCAACTATTAACGTTCTACCTATTAGGTACTTTTTTTGGTGGCGCATTATTTATTTTAAGCCACAACTACTTTCCTTTATTTCAAGATCAATCTTCTATATTAGTAGGAGCTTCTGCAGGAATTTCAGCTATTTTTATAGGAATTACCACGTACATACCAAACTATCAATTAAAAATACGTTTTATTGGTTTTGTTAAACTATGGTATTTGGGCGCTATTTGGGTAGGTTTAGATATATTAGCATTGTCTGGAGGAAATGCTGGTGGACATTTTGCACATTTAGGAGGCGCTTTATTTGGCTTTTTATATGTTCAGAAAGCAGCCAATAAAGAAATACTTATTTTCGATAAAATAGCAGCCCTATTTTCAACAAAAAAGAAACCTTTAAAAACAGTTTATAAATCGCCAAAAAAAACAGTAAAGACAAATAAGGGCACTTCTATAAACCAACAACAAATAGATGCTATTTTAGATAAAATTAGCAAGTCTGGTTATGATACTTTAACAAAAGAAGAAAAAGAATTCTTATTTAAACAAGGAAGGTAATAGTATGAAAAATTTGTCCCCCATAGATAAGATTTTATTTTTTCTAAATTCAATATTAGCAACCCTATTATTGTTATCTTATGTACTACATTTTATATCTCCCATTACCATACCATTTGTTGCTATCATAAGCCTATTTGTACCTTTCTTAATGATAATTAACCTGCTTTTTGCTATTTACTGGTTAATTAAGTTAAAAAAACAATTTTTATTATCTGTTACTGTTTTTATTATTGGAGTCTTTTTCTCCTCTCCTTTTTTCAAAATTTCAGGGAACAACTCTTCTTTAAACAGCGATTTAAAAGTAATGAGTTATAATGTAAAAAGCTTCGATCTTTTTCATAAAAAAAAGGACTCAATAGTACAAGATGGCTACGAATTTATCACAGAAAAAGACCCAGATATTATTAGCATACAAGAATACTATAAGTCTAATAAAAACAACTTCTCTTTTCCTTACAAATACGTAAAACTTCGTCCGAATAGTAAAAAATACGGAATGGCGATTTACTCTAAACATAAGATTATTAATTCTGGATCTTTAGACTTAAAAAGTACTGGTAATAATATTATTTTTGCTGATATATTAAAGAAAAAGGATACCATCAGAATTTATAATATCCATTTAGAATCTTTAAGAATAAAGCCAAATGAAGAAAATTTTGGCGAAGAAAATTCAGAAAAATTAATAGAAAGAGTTTCTAATTCCTTTAAAGAACAAGCAGAGCAAACCGTTCAGTTTTTAGCGCATGAGCAACAATGGAAAGGGAAAAAAATTGTTTGTGGAGACTTTAATAATACTAGTTACTCATGGGTCTATAACCAAATTGCAAAAGGTAAAAAAGATACTTATATAGAATCTGGTAAAGGTTTTGGTAAGACCTACAATTATTGGTTTCCAATGAGAATAGATTTCATTTTAACCGACAATAACGCCATTAGCAACAAGTTTACTACCTATACAGAAAAGTACTCAGACCATTTTCCTGTTATGGCAAAAATTAACTGGTAAGTTTTTCTATATTCGTACTTATAAAATTAAATTATCTAATTCTATGAAACATTTTGATGTAGCGATTATTGGAAGCGGACCTTCTGGTGCTTCAACCGCTTTTTATTTAGGCAAACAAGGTATCTCTACCGTTATCATAGAAAAAGAAACTTTACCACGTTACAAAACCTGCGGTGGAGGTTTTGTTAATAGAGGAAGAAAAGACATGCCTTTTGAGATTAATGAAGTTATTGAAAGTGAATTCTTTGCTGTTGACAGTTATTTTAATGGCGGTAAAATTTATTACCAATCTTCTAAAGAAAAGCCAATCATAACTATGATTATGAGAGATGCTTTTGATAATTTAATTGTAGAAAAAGCAAAAGAATTTGGCGTTACTTTATTAGAAAACCATACATTAAAAAGCATCGATTTTAAAGATAACAAATCTATACTACATACTTCTGAAGGAGAAATTACTGCAAATTTTATAATTGCTGCAGACGGTGTTTTAAGTCAGACAGCAAAAATGGCTGGTTGGAAAGAAGACACTAGAAAACTAATACCTGCTCTAGAGTACGAAGTAGAAGTTTCTAAAGAAGATTTTAAAAGATTATCTACAAGTATACGTTTTGATATTGATGCAGTTCCTTATGGATACGCATGGAGTTTTCCTAAGAAAAATCATTTATCATTAGGTGTTTTAACCACTAGGAAAGGTAAAATCAATTTAAAAGAGTACTACAGAAAATACTTAAAAACTTTGGGTATTAATGAAGTAATAAAAGAAGATGCTCACGGATTTAAAATTCCGATTGCGCCAAGAACAGATGGTTTTGTTAAAAATAATGTTTTCTTAATTGGAGATGCTGCTGGTTTTGCAGAACCTATAACTGCAGAAGGAATTTCGAATGCTATTTTAAGCGGAAAATATGTTGCAGAAGCACTTATAGAAAGTAAATTAGAGAAATCTTTAGCTGAAAAACTGTATATAGAAAAATTAAATATTAAGATGTTACCTGAATTACACTCAGGTGGCACTTTATCAAAATTCTTTTATAATAACAATCCGATTAGAAATTATATACTAAAAAAATACGGGCAGCATTTTAGCGATTTAATGGTAGACATTTTACATGGAGATAAACCGTTTCCAACAAATGTTTCAGAAAAATTAAAAGCTAAAATTAAAGAGAAGTTATTTTAAATAAACAGGTGCACTAAGTTCTGCATAGTGATGCGAGGTAAAGGTATCTTTAATTATAAATACAATTCGTATTTTTTTTCTGCTAGACCTTCATCATTTATAAAAGTATTTTTTATTTTAAAATTATTGTTTTCTAAAATTTTTGAAGAAGCTATATTTTCATCTACCACATAGCCTACAATTTTATCCATTTTAAGTTTTTTACAATAGGTAATTAGACCTACACAAACTTCTGCTCCATAGCCTAGTTTCCAAAATTCTTCTAAAAAGCGATAGCCTATTTCATCATCTAAATTATCTTTAACCAAGGCCACTGTGCCTAAAAACTGATTGTCTGTTTTTCTAACAATAGCGTAAATCCAAAAGCCATTTTTAGAGGTATTATATTTTAAAATTAACGTTTTTAACTCAGTTTCATTTTCAATATAGCTCTTTGGGTTTCCGGTAGCATATTTTAAAACATTTACATTACTTTCTAGTTTATGAAATGCATCTATATCTTCTACACACAGCCTTCTAATAATTAACCTTTCCGTTTCAAAAATCATCAATAATATCGTACTTTTGCTCTTCTAAACTGTTTTATACAGTATTTGTAAATATACAATTTGAACTTTAAGAAATAAATCCTTTTTTAAAGTTTTGTTTTTTAGTTAAACACACTTATTAGAATGAATGCAGAAAAAAAAGTTGCCTTTTACACTTTAGGATGCAAATTAAATTTTTCAGAAACGTCTACTATTGCTCGTAATTTTGTGAGCGAAGGTTTTAATCGTGTCGATTTTGAAGAAAAAGCAGACGTGTATGTTATAAATACCTGTTCTGTTACAGATAATGCCGATAAACGCTTTAAAACCATTGTAAAAAATGCTTTAAAGAAAAACGATGATGCTTTCCTAATCGCTGTTGGTTGCTACGCGCAATTAAAACCAGAAGAATTAGCTGCAGTAGATGGTGTCGATTTAGTTTTAGGAGCTACAGAAAAGTTTAATGTTACTAGTTATATAAACGATTTAACTAAAAATAATGTTGGTGAAGTTCACTCATGTGAAATTTCTGATGCAGATTTTTACGTTGGTTCTTATTCAATTGGAGATAGAACACGTGCATTTTTAAAAGTACAAGATGGTTGCGATTATAAATGTACTTATTGTACAATTCCTTTAGCACGTGGAATTTCTAGAAGCGATACTTTAGAAAATGTTATTGAAAATGCCAGAGAAATTTCATCAAAAGGAATTAAAGAAATTGTTTTAACAGGTGTTAATATTGGCGATTATGGTAAAGGTGAATTTGGTAATAAAAAGCACGAACATACGTTTTTAGAACTCGTAAAAGAATTAGATAAAGTAGACGGTATACATCGCTTACGAATTTCATCTATAGAACCTAATTTACTTAGAGATGAAACGATAGAATTTGTATCTAAATCAGGTTCTTTTGTTCCTCATTTTCATATTCCTTTGCAATCTGGTAGTGATAAGTTACTTAAGAAAATGAAACGTAGGTATTTAACCAATACGTACACAAATAGAGTAACAAGAATTAAAGAAGTAATGCCTAACGCTTGTATTGGTGTAGACGTTATAGTTGGTTTTCCTGGAGAAACAGAAGAGCTGTTTTTAGAAACGTACAACTATTTAAACGAAATGGACATTTCTTACTTACATGTTTTTACCTACTCTGAAAGACCAAATACAGAAGCAGTGCATCTAGAAGGTGTCGTGCCTAAAAAAGTACGTGCAAAACGTAGTAAAATGTTGCGTGGTTTATCCGCTAAAAAAAGACGTGCTTTTTATGAAAGTCAGTTAGGAAATACCCTAACCGTTTTATTTGAAAATGAAAATAAAGAAGGGTATATAAACGGTTTTACAGAAAATTACGTTAAAGTTAAAACACCTTGGAACCCAGAGTTAGTAAATACATTACATACTATTACACTTACTGAAATTGATGAAGATGGTTTGGTAAGATTTAATTTTGAAAACAATAGCGTTACAATTTAAAATGTAATTGCTACATTAAAATAAATAGATATGAAAAAGATTCCAATATACTTGGTACCTGGTTTAGCAGCTGGACCAGAAATTTTTGAAAACTTAGAATTATCAAAAGATAAATATGACGTTCATTATTTAGAATGGATAACACCCATAGCACAAGAAGAGTCTATTGCTAATTACGCCATGAGAATGAGCGAAGAAGTAAAAGAAGAAAACCCTGTTTTAGTAGGTGTTTCTTTTGGCGGAATTATGGTACAAGAAATGAGTAAATATTTAGATGTTAAAAAAGTTATTATTATATCTAGTGTAAAACACCATAAAGAACTTCCTAAGAGATTTGAATTTGTAAAATTTACAAAAGCTTACAAATTCTTTCCAACAAAAGTTGTTTCAAATTTTGAAGATTATGCGCAATATTTTTTAGGAAAATCGTTAAAGAAGAGAGCCGATATTTACAAAAAGTACCTTTCTGTTAGAAGTGAACTGTATTTAAACTGGTCTATTGGCACCATTATTAGATGGGAACAAACAAAAAAAGACCAAAACATTACTCATATTCATGGCACAAGTGACCATGTATTTCCTATAAAAAACATAAACAATTGTATACAAATAGAAGGTGGTAGCCATATTATGATTATCACTAAAGCCAAAAAATTAACTAAAATCATTAACGATACTTTAACTAGTTAAAACAAAGGTATTCCTTATTTTTAAATCATAAAAAAATTGCAATCTCATGAATAAATCACTCCGTTTTCTTTCACTACTTAGCATCTTAATTATTGCTTTTTTATTTTATAATGGCAT from Polaribacter sejongensis carries:
- a CDS encoding DUF4932 domain-containing protein: MKLKFITFGILAIIYNSTKAQENLSVKIDQRMEALSIFYTLATVDTMAIKPTPSTYYKDFKTHFEPYKNHKSLNWYRNLESWDGYDIASLGLFLSENYPFEIKIKPKVNYIRSSSKDTFLFHFNEFYKDCKVKEFIEKHKKLYKSVCKTAKDSVKDSGILKEIQEFYRKPTASKFIIYVDLLNNMGNNAIPSNNIKFNGNRMFRLAYLNDVSKNLIDESPVFFTPYLNVVTHEISHLFVQDFLKDNKKDLSEIKNIFLTTSKGEKLNESEWENELDELIVRVCTAKILEQKFGKEKGLEEIENQSRRYKLAKPLYAFFENYSLNRNKYKSITDFYPKIMEYLKNYEE
- a CDS encoding GNAT family N-acetyltransferase, whose protein sequence is MKFLRIKNTSDTYFPETWQLYEDAFPIEERRLLEDQSFVLQNEQYHFDVIIDNNQFMGFILWWEFNTNRYIDHFATAVAQRNKGLGKAILSNFIKSSSKPIILEVELPICNLNKRRIQFYENVGFKLNQHPYKMPPLRKEQPAVELLLMTYPNNISLKEVDLFIEKCHPIIFKNNL
- a CDS encoding DUF721 domain-containing protein, with the protein product MAKRENDSFSIEDLMKSFIKENNLSKGMQKIKIEETWNKMMGPGVANHTTSVKLQNKTLVIQLTSSVLREELSYGKDKIVKMMNEEIGDDVISKLLLV
- the recF gene encoding DNA replication/repair protein RecF (All proteins in this family for which functions are known are DNA-binding proteins that assist the filamentation of RecA onto DNA for the initiation of recombination or recombinational repair.), encoding MYLQKISLLNFKNIESQTFDFQKKINCFVGNNGIGKTNVLDAIYYLSFTKSYFNSVALQNIRHGEGFFMIEGDYLLNDRNEKIVCSLKKGQKKVLKRNGKSYEKFSEHIGQLPLVIISPADRDLVTEGSDTRRKFIDGVISQQNKTYLKDLLSYNKVLSQRNALLKYFAANRTFDALNLSVYDEQLSEFGARIYEVRKSFLEGFIPIFNEKYQIISGDKEHVNLLYKSQLHDFSMKHLLEKSLTKDKIIQYTTSGIHKDDLSFDIGDYPIKKFGSQGQQKSYLIALKLAQFEFIKQQSKVTPILLLDDIFDKLDENRVSQIIDLVNNDEFGQIFITDTHFERTENILKQGSKEYQIFKL
- a CDS encoding tetratricopeptide repeat protein, which encodes MSPLIFKETMATYKKKYKAESKQVENQIDESEFETAGVLNTLDETASKSEQWIEKNNKPLFLALIAVVVLFLAYMGYTKYVVEPNETKASNELAFPRKYFNEASIAGSGVDSLLTLGLEGADGNYGFLDIADSFSGTDAGNLANYYAGVSYLQMKKYDKAIEHLSKFDSDDELLGPVSIGAIGDAFADINQSEDALSYYEKAANKKSNDFTTPLYLFKAGQIAMELKNFGKAETLFTKIKENYSKSDQGRDIEKYIAAAKYAN
- the ribH gene encoding 6,7-dimethyl-8-ribityllumazine synthase translates to MATTNLSVYDKTTIPNAKSFRFGIVVSEWNPEITGNLQKGAIETLLDCGATKENIISWDVPGSFELVYGCKKMIATQQVDAIIAIGNVIQGETKHFDFVCEGVTQGIVDLNVKYDVPVIFCVLTDNTKQQSLDRSGGKLGNKGTECAVAAIKMAALKNIDATSESIGY
- a CDS encoding riboflavin synthase subunit beta — its product is MGFLKRTNKKFDYQPRFYKGEGSPFKIEHKLDQFRTTTGKNKGIKGKFSDAFDDLKNSDRSVNKTLFYIIAILVLIFLYIIDFDLSIFQ